The following coding sequences lie in one Musa acuminata AAA Group cultivar baxijiao chromosome BXJ1-8, Cavendish_Baxijiao_AAA, whole genome shotgun sequence genomic window:
- the LOC103993473 gene encoding lysine histidine transporter 1 yields MNNQSSSNDNKSDKDKAIDDWLPITSSRNAKWWYSAFHNVTAMVGAGVLSLPYAMSHLGWGPGIVVLVLSWIITLYTLWQMVEMHEMVPGKRFDRYHELGQHAFGDKLGLWIVVPQQLVVEVGVNIVYMVTGGKSLKKFHDVVCPDCKSIKLTYFIMIFASVHFVLSQLPNFNSISGVSLAAAVMSLSYSTIAWATPLHKGKQEHVDYSNPASTTTGAVFNFFNALGDVAFAYAGHNVVLEIQATIPSTPEEPSKKPMWKGVVVAYIIVAICYFPVALIGYWAFGNAVDDNILITLEKPRWLIALANMFVVVHVIGSYQIYAMPVFDMIETVLVKKLHFPPGLTLRLIARSVYVALTMFIGITFPFFGGLLGFFGGFAFAPTTYFLPCIMWLAIYKPRRFSASWIINWICIVLGVLLMVLSPIGGLRSIILQASSYRFFS; encoded by the exons ATGAACAATCAGAGCAGCAGCAACGACAACAAG AGTGACAAGGATAAGGCCATCGACGACTGGCTTCCCATAACATCATCGAGgaatgccaagtggtggtactccGCCTTCCACAATGTCACTGCCATGGTTGGAGCTGGTGTTCTTAGCTTACCCTACGCCATGTCTCACCTCGGATG GGGTCCGGGAATCGTGGTGCTCGTCCTGTCATGGATCATCACCCTGTACACGCTGTGGCAGATGGTGGAGATGCATGAGATGGTGCCCGGCAAGCGCTTCGATCGGTACCACGAGCTCGGGCAGCACGCCTTCGGGGACAAGCTCGGGCTGTGGATCGTGGTGCCGCAGCAGCTGGTGGTGGAGGTCGGCGTCAACATCGTGTACATGGTCACCGGCGGCAAGTCGCTCAAGAAGTTCCATGACGTCGTCTGCCCTGACTGCAAATCCATCAAGCTCACCTACTTCATCATGATCTTCGCCTCCGTCCACTTCGTCCTCTCCCAGCTCCCCAACTTCAACTCCATCTCCGGCGTCTCCTTGGCCGCCGCCGTCATGTCCCTCAG CTACTCCACCATCGCCTGGGCGACTCCCCTGCACAAAGGGAAGCAAGAGCACGTGGACTACAGCAACCCGGCATCGACCACCACCGGTGCCGTCTTCAACTTCTTCAACGCTTTGGGGGACGTCGCCTTCGCCTACGCGGGCCACAACGTCGTCCTGGAGATCCAAGCCACCATCCCGTCCACGCCCGAGGAGCCATCGAAGAAGCCGATGTGGAAGGGCGTCGTCGTCGCCTACATCATCGTCGCCATCTGCTACTTCCCCGTCGCTCTGATCGGCTACTGGGCTTTCGGCAACGCCGTCGACGACAACATCCTCATCACCCTGGAGAAGCCCCGTTGGTTGATCGCCTTGGCCAACATGTTCGTCGTCGTTCACGTCATCGGCAGCTACCAG ATCTACGCGATGCCCGTCTTTGATATGATCGAGACGGTGCTCGTCAAGAAGCTTCATTTCCCGCCGGGACTAACTCTTCGTTTGATCGCGCGATCAGTTTACGTTG CATTAACGATGTTTATCGGTATAACCTTCCCCTTCTTCGGCGGACTGCTTGGATTCTTCGGAGGTTTTGCGTTCGCCCCAACCACATACTTC CTTCCTTGCATCATGTGGCTCGCCATCTACAAGCCCAGAAGGTTCAGCGCATCTTGGATCATCAACTGG ATCTGTATCGTCCTCGGAGTGCTGTTGATGGTTCTGTCGCCAATCGGCGGGCTAAGGTCGATCATTCTCCAAGCGAGCAGCTACCGTTTCTTTTCATAG